The Solanum lycopersicum chromosome 9, SLM_r2.1 genome window below encodes:
- the LOC101248046 gene encoding premnaspirodiene oxygenase-like — MELTILLCALLLVLPLLVTKLYKECNSKKKLPPGPWKLPLIGNLHHLIDWQSSELLPHRTLAKLASKHGDLMHMKLGEREAIVVSSPQMVREVMRKHDLIFSNRPTLLVGTEMFYDHADMGFCNYGDFWRQMRKICIQELLSHKNIQSFYPNMMNEITNLVSCIKSSASEGGSSINMTETLSLYTNSIICKASVGRACKNQGSLIEIMRTVAASAGVFDLADLFPSMKMIHFISGLKYKLRKMHDEVDVVLEEIINEHESQNSETSEEDIVDVLLRLQKSQDFSIPITRDNIKAIIIDLFAGGSTTSASTMEWAFSELMKNPEIMKKAQDEVRQVFKGKETTIDQADIQKLKYIKMIVKETVRFHPLAPLLAPRESREECEINGYVIPKGTMALVNFWAISRDPNYWQNPEIFDPERFNDSHLDFIGAHFEFTPFGTGRRICPGLSFSMATVELSIALLLYHFDWKLPNGMNPHELDMTEKFGNALERKNNLFLIPLPYVRA; from the exons ATGGAGCTAACTATTCTTCTTTGTGCTCTACTTCTAGTTTTGCCTTTACTTGTTACTAAATTGTATAAAGAGTGTAATAGTAAGAAAAAATTACCTCCAGGCCCTTGGAAACTCCCATTGATAGGAAACTTACATCATCTTATTGATTGGCAATCATCTGAGTTACTACCTCATCGTACTCTTGCTAAATTAGCATCAAAACATGGAGATTTAATGCACATGAAACTCGGTGAACGCGAAGCCATTGTTGTATCATCACCTCAAATGGTTAGAGAAGTGATGAGAAAACATGATCTCATCTTCTCTAATCGGCCAACGCTTTTGGTTGGAACAGAAATGTTTTATGACCATGCTGATATGGGATTTTGTAACTACGGTGATTTCTGGAGACAAATGCGTAAAATTTGTATTCAGGAATTACTTAGTCATAAAAATATTCAGTCATTTTATCCCAATATGATGAATGAGATAACTAATCTTGTTAGTTGTATTAAAAGTAGTGCTTCTGAGGGTGGAAGTTCAATCAACATGACGGAAACGTTGTCTTTGTACACAAATTCGATTATTTGCAAAGCAAGTGTAGGCAGGGCTTGTAAGAATCAGGGGTCTTTGATTGAGATCATGAGGACAGTGGCTGCTTCAGCTGGAGTGTTTGATCTCGCGGATCTTTTTCCATCGATGAAGATGATTCATTTCATTAGTGGATTAAAATACAAACTGCGGAAAATGCATGATGAGGTTGATGTTGTTTTAGAAGAAATTATCAATGAACATGAATCCCAAAATAGCGAGACCTCAGAAGAAGATATAGTTGATGTTCTCTTAAGGCTTCAAAAGAGCCAAGATTTTTCAATTCCTATCACAAGAGATAATATCAAGGCTATAATCATT GACTTGTTTGCAGGAGGATCTACAACTTCAGCATCAACAATGGAATGGGCTTTCTCAGAACTAATGAAAAATCCCgaaataatgaagaaagcacAGGATGAAGTAAGACAAGTATTTAAAGGAAAGGAAACTACAATCGATCAAGCCGATATTCAGAAActcaaatacataaaaatgattGTTAAGGAGACAGTAAGGTTTCATCCTTTAGCTCCGTTATTAGCTCCAAGAGAATCGAGGGAAGAGTGTGAGATTAATGGCTATGTTATACCTAAAGGCACAATGGCTCTTGTCAATTTTTGGGCAATTTCAAGGGATCCAAACTATTGGCAAAATCCTGAAATATTTGATCCAGAGAGATTTAATGATAGTCACCTTGATTTTATTGGAGCACATTTCGAGTTTACGCCTTTTGGCACAGGAAGGAGAATCTGTCCAGGGTTATCATTTTCAATGGCTACTGTTGAACTTAGTATAGCACTATTACTATACCATTTTGACTGGAAACTTCCAAATGGAATGAACCCTCATGAACTAGACATGACTGAGAAATTTGGCAATGCTCTTGAAAGGAAAAACAACTTGTTCTTGATTCCTTTGCCCTATGTTCGTGCCTAA